A part of Larkinella insperata genomic DNA contains:
- a CDS encoding S9 family peptidase — protein sequence MLRNYSLYGLVFLLFVHIPGFPQQKQRFQNLQQALAATGRLAGSQGPASVNWIDGGTRFSFTEKGVIKSFSPKDGREEVVFDGSKLTLPGTDKPFAYESFQWSKDSKNLFFQTNFRPVWRRSGISDYYVYSVTDKSLKLVAKDAQTAELSPDGKKVGYERDGNLFVFDFASQKETQLTNDAAPYFYNGRFGWAYEEEFGLAQAWEWSPDSKFIAYWQIDERQVPIYAMTDYKGFDENFVKLPYPRVGDNNPTARIGVVELANNKAQWMKVDLGDGYIPRIYWTSQEGQLAVVHLNRKQNHLRLFLTNARTGEAKQIMEEKNNAWIDVFDFFAGIMHYFYFPADSREFFWVSERDGFAHIYRYDYTGKLLNQVTKGNWEVVFVYNVDAKNKKIYYTSTQQSPLDRQLYVVDFDGKNTRKLTQAAGRHKIDFAPNGQYYIDNYSNTTTPTRVELWDTKGKLLKTLEANTSVTEFLNNYVYSPKELTRFTTSDGQKIDISIIKPLDFDATKKYPVVLDIYGGPGAQSVYNDFSFTGWHQFLAQQGYVVVSVNNRGSGGYGYQFEKIVYEKLGLYESRDFAETAKYLATQSWVDGGRIAIRGHSYGGYMSSYTMLTHPDVFKVSLVGAPVTDWRLYDSIYTERYMGLLPENDAKYQKSAVSPNAKNLQGKMFIAHSTMDENVHIRNTMQLMNALEDAGKDADLRIYPPGAHGVAYNSTSSLLLYQQYTDCLEKYLKNGTAN from the coding sequence ATGCTTCGTAACTATTCTTTATACGGGTTAGTTTTTCTGCTTTTTGTTCACATCCCGGGATTTCCCCAGCAAAAACAACGCTTCCAGAACTTGCAACAGGCGCTGGCCGCAACGGGGCGGTTAGCGGGCTCGCAGGGGCCCGCCAGCGTCAACTGGATTGATGGCGGTACCCGGTTTTCGTTTACTGAAAAAGGCGTCATCAAATCATTTTCGCCCAAAGACGGGCGGGAGGAAGTGGTTTTCGATGGCAGCAAACTGACCCTTCCCGGCACCGATAAGCCGTTTGCCTACGAATCTTTTCAGTGGTCGAAAGATTCTAAAAACCTGTTTTTCCAGACCAATTTCCGACCGGTCTGGCGTCGGTCGGGCATTTCGGATTATTACGTGTACTCGGTTACCGATAAAAGTCTGAAACTGGTTGCCAAAGATGCCCAGACCGCCGAACTGTCGCCCGACGGCAAAAAAGTTGGTTACGAGCGGGATGGGAACCTGTTCGTCTTTGACTTTGCCAGCCAGAAAGAAACGCAACTCACCAACGATGCCGCTCCGTACTTCTACAACGGACGGTTTGGCTGGGCTTACGAAGAGGAATTTGGGCTGGCCCAAGCCTGGGAATGGTCGCCCGACAGCAAATTTATTGCGTACTGGCAGATCGACGAGCGCCAGGTGCCCATCTACGCCATGACCGACTACAAAGGCTTTGACGAAAATTTTGTTAAACTCCCCTACCCGCGCGTCGGCGACAACAACCCCACCGCCCGCATCGGCGTGGTTGAACTGGCCAATAACAAAGCCCAGTGGATGAAGGTGGACCTGGGCGACGGCTACATTCCGCGGATTTACTGGACCTCGCAGGAAGGCCAGCTGGCCGTGGTGCACCTGAACCGCAAACAAAATCACCTGCGGCTGTTTCTGACCAACGCCCGTACCGGCGAAGCGAAGCAGATCATGGAGGAGAAAAACAACGCCTGGATTGACGTGTTCGATTTCTTCGCCGGCATCATGCACTACTTCTACTTTCCGGCCGATTCGCGGGAGTTTTTCTGGGTTTCGGAGCGCGACGGATTTGCCCACATTTACCGCTACGACTACACCGGCAAGCTGCTGAATCAGGTCACCAAAGGCAACTGGGAAGTGGTTTTCGTCTATAACGTCGATGCCAAAAACAAAAAGATTTATTACACCTCCACCCAACAGTCTCCGCTGGACCGGCAGTTATACGTGGTTGATTTCGACGGCAAAAACACCCGTAAACTGACCCAGGCGGCTGGTCGGCATAAAATCGATTTTGCGCCCAACGGCCAGTATTACATCGACAATTATTCGAACACAACCACGCCCACGCGCGTCGAACTCTGGGACACCAAGGGCAAACTGCTCAAGACGCTGGAAGCCAACACCAGCGTTACGGAGTTTCTGAACAATTACGTCTACAGCCCCAAGGAACTCACCCGCTTTACCACGTCTGACGGCCAGAAAATCGACATTTCGATCATCAAACCGCTGGATTTCGACGCGACTAAAAAATATCCGGTGGTGCTGGATATTTACGGCGGACCCGGTGCGCAGTCGGTTTACAACGATTTCAGTTTTACGGGTTGGCACCAGTTCCTGGCGCAGCAGGGTTACGTGGTCGTCAGCGTTAACAACCGGGGTAGCGGGGGCTACGGCTACCAGTTTGAGAAAATCGTTTACGAAAAACTAGGGTTATACGAAAGCCGCGACTTTGCCGAAACCGCCAAGTATTTAGCAACTCAATCGTGGGTGGATGGGGGCCGGATTGCGATTCGCGGCCACAGCTACGGCGGTTACATGAGCAGCTACACCATGCTGACCCATCCCGACGTTTTCAAAGTATCTCTGGTGGGCGCGCCCGTCACCGACTGGCGGTTGTACGACAGCATTTATACGGAACGGTATATGGGCCTGTTGCCCGAAAATGACGCCAAATATCAGAAGAGCGCGGTATCGCCCAACGCTAAAAACCTGCAGGGCAAGATGTTTATCGCCCACTCAACGATGGACGAAAACGTGCACATCCGGAACACCATGCAGTTGATGAACGCGCTGGAAGACGCCGGTAAAGACGCCGACCTGCGCATTTATCCTCCCGGAGCCCACGGTGTTGCCTACAACAGCACAAGCTCACTTTTGCTTTATCAGCAGTACACCGATTGCCTGGAAAAGTACCTGAAAAACGGCACGGCTAACTAG
- a CDS encoding PepSY-like domain-containing protein, translating into MKKAIIIVTGLLGWASVACDQEKAVTPESLPQNAQSFISTHFPQETISRVVRDRDGSKTSYDVILSNGFDLDFTRTGECIQVDGNNKAIPDAVINPEKIRTYLQTNFSQQTVVSWEKDEDDRDRYSVELANGLDLRFDPNGDFRRVDD; encoded by the coding sequence ATGAAAAAAGCAATCATCATTGTTACCGGTTTGCTGGGTTGGGCCAGTGTGGCCTGCGATCAGGAGAAAGCCGTAACGCCGGAATCGTTGCCGCAAAACGCTCAGAGCTTTATCTCAACGCACTTTCCGCAGGAAACCATCAGCCGGGTTGTCAGAGACCGCGATGGGTCGAAAACCAGCTACGACGTTATTTTAAGCAACGGTTTTGATCTGGACTTTACCCGCACGGGTGAATGCATTCAGGTAGACGGTAACAACAAGGCCATTCCGGACGCCGTAATTAACCCGGAAAAAATTCGGACCTACCTCCAAACGAATTTCTCCCAACAAACCGTAGTCAGTTGGGAGAAAGACGAAGACGACCGCGACCGGTACAGCGTTGAATTGGCAAACGGTCTTGATTTGAGGTTCGACCCAAACGGCGATTTTCGGCGGGTGGACGACTAA
- a CDS encoding LytR/AlgR family response regulator transcription factor, protein MNLRCLLVDDEPHALEIIESYIEMIDGLEIVGKCHNAVQAFSLLQSTPVDLMFLDIKMPKLTGTDFLRSLRNPPKVIFTTAYREYALDGFDLDVVDYLLKPIPFERFLRAVAKVMRLDSQAGPHLPTEPEQPLVEKELVPSERDAFLYFRADRKMVKVYTKDILYVESLKDYIKIITNTAKPLVVKQAISSVESMLPHRDFLRIHRSFIVAIDKISAWSPNHIEVAGQELPVGRLHQKDVGKALKMEV, encoded by the coding sequence ATGAATTTACGTTGTCTACTCGTCGATGACGAACCCCACGCGCTGGAAATCATCGAATCGTACATCGAAATGATCGATGGACTGGAAATTGTCGGAAAATGCCACAATGCCGTTCAGGCTTTCAGTTTGCTTCAGTCCACGCCGGTCGACCTGATGTTTCTGGATATTAAGATGCCGAAGCTGACGGGCACGGATTTCCTGCGGAGTCTGCGAAACCCGCCCAAAGTTATTTTTACAACGGCGTACCGCGAATATGCCCTCGACGGGTTTGATCTCGACGTGGTTGATTACCTGCTGAAACCCATTCCGTTCGAACGGTTTTTGCGGGCGGTTGCCAAGGTCATGCGTCTTGATTCCCAGGCCGGTCCGCACCTGCCGACCGAGCCGGAGCAGCCACTGGTAGAAAAAGAACTGGTGCCCTCCGAGCGCGACGCGTTCCTGTATTTCCGGGCCGACCGGAAAATGGTGAAGGTTTACACGAAAGACATTCTCTACGTTGAAAGCCTGAAAGATTACATCAAGATCATCACCAACACCGCCAAACCGCTGGTTGTCAAACAGGCCATCAGCTCGGTGGAGTCCATGCTGCCGCACCGGGATTTTCTCCGGATTCACCGCTCGTTTATCGTCGCCATTGACAAGATTTCGGCCTGGTCGCCCAACCACATCGAGGTGGCCGGTCAGGAACTGCCGGTTGGCCGTTTGCACCAGAAAGACGTCGGTAAGGCCCTGAAAATGGAAGTCTGA
- a CDS encoding sensor histidine kinase has protein sequence MQLSDSNFIFSNRPRYRLARHGLFWGVVWLYFTVLYGVFPIQDFLYRGYGKTTAFFMGFLASGVSSVVFMPAHMVLAYGITYILFPRYLNKGQYWKMVIGVIFFSFLSACTSAALSTWIVTPLHTWLGTARARGGGLSYLLMAGLRGGITVAGFVAAIKLVKIWYLKEQAFRQIEKEKFQAELQLLKSQIHPHFLFNTLNNLYALTLRKSEQSPAVVMKLSQLLSYMLYDCNASEVPLEKEITFLKNYIGLEQLRYGARLEVSMNFHGDLQSKQIAPLLLIPFLENAFKHGTSEQLEQAWIFLDLAVEDNVLTFKLVNSRDADAETLKSQSAGAASVGGIGLQNVRKRLELLYPQQYELQIQPEEETFLVDLALRLPEVSPVAKRHPAPLAELPA, from the coding sequence ATGCAACTGTCGGACAGCAACTTCATCTTTTCCAATCGGCCCCGGTACCGCCTGGCGCGTCACGGTCTTTTCTGGGGCGTCGTCTGGTTGTATTTCACGGTATTGTACGGGGTTTTTCCGATTCAGGACTTCCTGTACCGCGGATACGGGAAAACGACCGCTTTTTTTATGGGCTTTCTGGCGTCGGGGGTAAGCTCCGTTGTTTTTATGCCCGCTCACATGGTACTGGCTTACGGAATCACCTACATCTTGTTTCCCCGGTATCTGAACAAGGGGCAGTATTGGAAGATGGTGATCGGCGTCATCTTTTTTTCGTTTCTGAGTGCCTGTACCTCGGCCGCTCTTTCGACCTGGATTGTGACTCCGCTGCACACCTGGCTGGGAACGGCCCGGGCGCGGGGTGGTGGCCTGAGTTACTTGCTGATGGCCGGCTTGCGGGGCGGCATTACCGTGGCAGGTTTTGTAGCGGCCATCAAACTGGTCAAAATCTGGTATCTGAAGGAACAGGCTTTCCGGCAAATCGAAAAGGAGAAGTTTCAGGCGGAGCTGCAACTGCTGAAGTCGCAGATTCACCCCCATTTTCTGTTTAACACCTTGAACAACCTCTACGCGCTGACGCTGCGGAAGTCGGAACAGTCACCGGCGGTGGTGATGAAACTGTCGCAGTTGCTGAGTTACATGCTCTACGACTGCAACGCGTCAGAAGTGCCGCTGGAAAAGGAAATCACTTTCCTGAAAAATTACATTGGTCTGGAGCAACTGCGTTACGGGGCGCGGCTGGAGGTTTCGATGAATTTTCACGGCGATTTGCAGAGCAAGCAGATTGCGCCCCTGCTGCTGATTCCGTTTCTGGAAAACGCTTTCAAACACGGAACGAGCGAGCAACTGGAGCAGGCCTGGATTTTTCTGGATTTAGCGGTTGAGGACAATGTCCTGACGTTTAAACTGGTCAATAGCCGGGATGCTGACGCGGAAACCCTCAAATCCCAGTCGGCCGGGGCCGCATCCGTTGGGGGCATCGGTTTGCAGAACGTCCGCAAGCGGCTGGAACTGCTGTATCCCCAGCAGTACGAGTTGCAGATTCAACCGGAAGAAGAGACGTTTCTGGTCGATCTGGCCCTGCGGTTGCCCGAGGTTTCGCCAGTAGCCAAACGGCATCCGGCCCCGCTGGCCGAACTGCCGGCGTAA
- a CDS encoding NCS2 family permease — MQTSLSSPPARTEILAGISTFLATMYIIVVNPAILSQAGLPFSGVLTATVLLSFGCSLLMGLYARNPLVVAPGMGLNAFFTFTAVKGMGIRPEVALGAVFWAGVLFLILSVFNVRSAVVRIIPRPLRYAISAGIGLFITLIGFENARFIVANPATLVSIASLKDPVILTFIFGLLLTSVLVARNFPGAIIIGIVLTTLAAVPIGRWWGDASAVNFGAKTLVNFQGILAAPDFSLIGHLDFVNSLQWALWPVIFAFVFTDLFDSLSTFVGVAEAANLYDEDGNPRNLNRSLTVDAVATAVAGLLGTSPGTSYVESAVGIAQGGRTGLTAIVAGALFLPFLFLSPLLSVVPAIATAPALVLVGAFMMKPVTRINWDQLDEALPAFLALVLIPFSYSITQGIIWGFLTWTVVKLALGKTHEVPAGLLIVDAFCVLALFSGH; from the coding sequence ATGCAAACCAGCCTGTCTTCTCCTCCCGCCCGCACGGAAATCCTGGCGGGAATTTCCACGTTTCTGGCAACCATGTACATCATTGTGGTGAATCCTGCCATTCTGAGTCAGGCCGGATTACCGTTCAGTGGGGTGCTGACGGCCACGGTTTTGCTGTCGTTCGGCTGTAGCCTGCTGATGGGCCTGTACGCCCGCAACCCGCTGGTTGTTGCGCCCGGCATGGGCCTGAACGCGTTTTTTACCTTTACCGCCGTCAAAGGCATGGGCATACGGCCTGAAGTCGCCTTAGGAGCGGTGTTCTGGGCGGGCGTCCTGTTCCTGATTCTGTCGGTTTTCAACGTGCGTTCGGCCGTTGTCCGGATTATTCCCAGACCGTTGCGGTACGCCATTTCGGCGGGAATTGGCCTGTTTATTACCCTGATCGGTTTCGAGAATGCCCGGTTTATCGTGGCTAACCCGGCCACGCTCGTCAGCATTGCCAGCCTGAAAGACCCGGTTATTCTGACCTTCATTTTTGGGCTGCTGCTCACCTCCGTTCTTGTCGCACGAAATTTCCCGGGAGCCATCATCATCGGTATTGTTCTGACGACGCTGGCGGCCGTACCCATTGGCCGGTGGTGGGGCGATGCCTCGGCGGTCAATTTTGGGGCAAAAACGCTCGTTAATTTTCAGGGGATTCTGGCCGCGCCGGATTTCAGTTTAATAGGTCACCTCGATTTTGTCAACTCGCTGCAGTGGGCGCTCTGGCCGGTTATTTTTGCCTTCGTCTTTACGGACCTCTTCGACAGCCTGTCTACCTTTGTGGGTGTGGCCGAAGCGGCTAACCTGTACGATGAAGACGGTAATCCGCGTAACCTGAACCGCTCGCTGACGGTAGACGCCGTCGCCACCGCCGTCGCGGGTCTGCTCGGTACCAGTCCGGGTACCTCCTACGTCGAATCGGCGGTTGGTATTGCTCAGGGCGGACGCACGGGTCTGACGGCCATTGTCGCCGGAGCTTTGTTTCTGCCGTTCCTGTTTTTGTCGCCCCTGCTGTCGGTTGTTCCGGCAATTGCCACGGCCCCGGCGCTGGTGCTGGTCGGCGCCTTCATGATGAAACCCGTTACCCGCATCAACTGGGATCAACTGGACGAGGCCTTACCGGCTTTTCTGGCCCTGGTTCTGATTCCGTTTAGCTACTCCATTACGCAGGGCATCATCTGGGGTTTTCTGACTTGGACGGTGGTTAAACTGGCGCTCGGCAAAACCCACGAGGTACCGGCTGGCCTGCTGATCGTGGACGCCTTCTGCGTTCTGGCCCTATTTTCCGGTCATTAA
- a CDS encoding 5'-methylthioadenosine/adenosylhomocysteine nucleosidase, whose product MTMQPDNVPLKRFLFSLILLFSVVSTNAQHYKPQPITALLGAFDEEVKLVQQSLENPKTHTLNGIRFMTGQINGHEVVVAETGIGKVNAAMTTAFVLAHFKPQWVLFTGIAGGVNPDLQPGDIVIARQTAHHDYRSITFEQQPTNQTRNAITKEMNPAYFSADSVMMKTAQEAAKTVSFESIPLTSRPPTVVVGTVVTGDQFISSEEKVASLWSEFRADATEMEGAAVAQVCYQQQVPCLVIRSLSDKANSNARQDMLTFFRIAARNSANLVMAIVGKLR is encoded by the coding sequence ATGACAATGCAACCTGACAACGTACCATTAAAACGCTTCTTATTTTCCCTTATTCTCCTTTTCAGTGTCGTTTCTACGAATGCCCAGCACTACAAGCCCCAGCCCATTACGGCCCTGCTCGGCGCTTTTGACGAGGAGGTAAAACTCGTTCAGCAGTCGTTGGAAAATCCGAAAACGCACACGCTCAACGGCATCCGGTTCATGACCGGCCAGATCAACGGCCATGAGGTGGTGGTGGCGGAAACGGGTATCGGCAAAGTGAATGCCGCCATGACAACGGCTTTCGTACTCGCCCACTTCAAACCCCAATGGGTTTTGTTCACCGGCATTGCGGGTGGTGTGAATCCCGACCTCCAGCCCGGCGACATCGTTATTGCCCGGCAAACGGCGCATCACGATTACCGCTCCATTACGTTTGAACAGCAGCCAACCAACCAGACCCGCAACGCCATCACGAAAGAAATGAACCCGGCGTATTTCTCCGCCGATTCGGTCATGATGAAAACGGCGCAGGAAGCGGCCAAAACCGTTTCTTTCGAAAGCATTCCGCTGACCTCACGCCCGCCGACCGTTGTGGTGGGTACCGTCGTAACGGGTGATCAGTTTATTTCGTCCGAAGAGAAAGTGGCTAGCCTCTGGTCGGAATTTCGGGCCGACGCGACCGAAATGGAAGGGGCCGCCGTTGCGCAGGTTTGCTACCAGCAGCAGGTGCCCTGCCTGGTTATCCGGAGCCTGAGCGACAAGGCCAATTCCAACGCCCGCCAGGATATGCTGACGTTTTTCCGGATAGCCGCCCGAAATTCGGCCAACCTGGTTATGGCGATTGTTGGAAAGTTACGCTAA
- a CDS encoding neutral/alkaline non-lysosomal ceramidase N-terminal domain-containing protein, whose amino-acid sequence MRKVLLGILSVIGLLLLLLAGYGYHNSRDRHPGYALDLSIRPPAQPQDLKAGFAALKITPHLPDRWTDQNGNAAYQPDEGDTYTDGNHNGRFDAYWMAGFDQKRAANGVHDDLWARATVIDDGKTRLALVAVDLLGFMHKNVINVRKALPASAGVTYAIVCSTHTHEAPDFLGMWGGSTLKSGVNKSYELFVEQQVTRAIIQAVKNLRPARLRFAQDLTGADSLLTDTRQPVVKDPGLYMMQALDATKDSTLGTLVVWGNHPETLWNKNTLLTSDFPHYVRHYLEKGITKGDSVVQQGLGGTVVYASGCIGGLMTTSPKVVIQDPLTGERFQEPTFAKADAQGKHLAMLIHRALEQDTTTFRRAGISLRAQTVEIPLDNKLFQLAIGLGVLDAGYSRWGNLRTEIAAFRLGEATFLCVPGEVYPEIANGGIENPPGADFRMKPYETPPLRSLMRGKYKFILGLANDELGYIIPKSEWDTEAPYTYNSKDKPYGEINSTGPETAPRLYRAMTELLRTL is encoded by the coding sequence GTGCGCAAGGTCCTGCTCGGCATCCTGTCTGTTATTGGCCTTCTGCTCCTGCTGCTGGCAGGCTACGGCTATCACAACAGCCGTGACCGACACCCCGGCTACGCGCTCGACCTCAGCATTCGGCCACCGGCCCAGCCCCAGGACCTGAAAGCCGGATTTGCCGCCCTGAAAATCACGCCCCACCTCCCCGACCGCTGGACTGATCAGAACGGGAATGCGGCATACCAACCCGACGAGGGGGACACTTACACCGATGGCAATCATAACGGACGGTTTGACGCCTATTGGATGGCGGGCTTTGACCAAAAACGGGCAGCAAACGGTGTCCATGATGATCTTTGGGCACGGGCCACGGTCATCGACGACGGCAAAACGCGGCTGGCCCTTGTTGCCGTGGACTTGCTCGGTTTTATGCATAAAAACGTGATCAACGTTCGAAAAGCCCTGCCCGCCAGCGCGGGAGTCACGTACGCCATCGTCTGCAGCACGCACACGCACGAAGCGCCTGATTTCCTTGGCATGTGGGGAGGCAGCACCCTGAAAAGTGGAGTTAACAAATCTTACGAACTCTTTGTTGAACAACAGGTTACGCGGGCTATTATCCAGGCCGTGAAGAACCTTCGCCCGGCCCGGCTGCGGTTTGCACAGGACCTGACGGGTGCGGATTCGCTGCTCACGGACACCCGCCAACCGGTTGTGAAAGATCCCGGCCTGTATATGATGCAGGCGTTGGATGCCACGAAAGACAGTACCTTAGGAACGCTGGTCGTCTGGGGCAATCACCCCGAAACGCTATGGAATAAAAACACGCTGCTAACCTCCGATTTTCCGCATTACGTTCGGCATTATCTGGAAAAGGGCATCACGAAGGGCGACTCGGTGGTTCAGCAAGGGCTGGGCGGTACGGTGGTGTACGCTTCCGGCTGCATAGGCGGCCTGATGACGACTTCCCCCAAAGTCGTCATTCAGGACCCGTTGACGGGCGAGCGGTTTCAGGAGCCTACCTTTGCCAAAGCGGATGCACAGGGCAAACACCTGGCCATGCTGATTCATCGAGCTTTGGAGCAGGACACGACCACCTTCCGACGGGCGGGAATCAGCCTGCGGGCACAAACGGTGGAGATACCCCTGGACAACAAATTGTTTCAACTGGCTATTGGCCTCGGTGTTCTGGATGCAGGTTACAGCCGCTGGGGGAACTTAAGGACCGAAATTGCGGCTTTCCGCTTAGGAGAAGCAACGTTTCTGTGTGTGCCGGGCGAAGTATATCCCGAAATTGCCAACGGTGGAATTGAAAATCCGCCGGGTGCCGATTTCCGGATGAAGCCGTATGAGACCCCGCCCCTTCGGAGTTTAATGCGGGGAAAATACAAATTTATTCTGGGTCTGGCAAACGACGAGCTGGGGTATATTATCCCAAAAAGTGAATGGGATACCGAAGCTCCTTATACTTACAATTCGAAAGATAAACCGTACGGTGAAATCAACTCTACCGGACCGGAAACAGCCCCTCGGTTATACCGGGCGATGACGGAGTTGTTGCGTACGTTATAA
- a CDS encoding response regulator transcription factor, with the protein MQILIVEDEQEVASFIKSGLEDYGFSADIANDALQAQVLLAGKEYTTVILDVNLPVINGFELSKIIRSRYEDVSILMLTALSSTDSKLSGFDAGADDYLIKPFEFRELIARLRALNRRRSLPSSDTVLKIADLEFNQESKTVKRGNQKILLTARELALLEFFMKNQNKALSRNEITEKVWDVNFDTGTNVVDVYVNYLRKKIDKDFSPKLIHTISGIGYIMQASDE; encoded by the coding sequence ATGCAGATTTTAATTGTAGAAGACGAGCAGGAAGTTGCCTCATTTATCAAGAGCGGCCTGGAGGATTACGGTTTCAGTGCAGACATCGCTAATGATGCCTTGCAGGCCCAGGTGCTGCTGGCGGGTAAGGAGTACACAACCGTTATTCTGGATGTAAATCTTCCGGTAATCAACGGTTTTGAGTTGTCTAAAATCATCCGGAGCCGCTACGAAGATGTGTCAATCCTGATGCTGACGGCCCTGAGCAGCACCGACAGTAAACTAAGTGGTTTTGACGCCGGAGCGGATGACTACTTAATTAAACCATTCGAGTTCAGGGAGTTAATTGCCCGGCTCCGCGCCCTCAACCGGCGACGCTCTTTGCCGTCGTCGGACACCGTACTAAAAATCGCGGACCTGGAATTCAATCAGGAAAGCAAAACCGTCAAACGGGGCAATCAGAAAATTCTGCTGACCGCCCGTGAGCTGGCCCTCCTGGAATTTTTTATGAAGAACCAGAACAAAGCCCTTTCCCGAAATGAAATTACCGAGAAAGTCTGGGATGTCAACTTTGATACGGGCACGAATGTCGTGGATGTTTACGTCAATTATCTTCGCAAAAAAATTGATAAAGACTTTTCGCCTAAATTGATTCATACCATCAGCGGCATTGGTTACATCATGCAGGCATCAGACGAATAA
- a CDS encoding sensor histidine kinase, whose translation MKIRARISLTFLITVAANLVVFSFVIYFISEYFRQRDFYNRLVDKAKTTASLLIEENEINSTLLQLIERKNLTSLPEEHIIIYNQQNKIMYASADTAGEMPDRNNLLARVRERKQLYLRRNRREIVGIAYTYQKQEYIIIASAYDEYGLIEMAHLRKILGFGLAFSLALVGVSGWVFAGRFLRPISNVIRQVDQIKVSNLNQRVDAGDNSDEIAQLAHTFNSMLDRVQEAFEVQRNFVANASHELRTPLTIITGQIEVTLIKRRTVEEHEAKWKSVLEVIKRLNLLANNLLELAQVSLDDTAMKFNEVSLDEAIYQATKMLTTRRPDYHVIFSFEKATEAMQSSLTVQGSPSLLISAFVNLMENGCKFSANNRVEVIMGADDQWVTIQFKDQGIGIDEADIKYIYEPFFRAENAKRIHGYGIGLPLTYRIIQLHRGQISVSSRINEGTNFLLKFPKKL comes from the coding sequence ATGAAAATACGAGCCCGCATTTCGCTAACTTTCCTGATTACTGTTGCCGCCAACCTGGTGGTTTTTTCATTTGTTATTTATTTTATCTCGGAATATTTTCGGCAACGGGATTTTTATAACCGCCTGGTTGACAAAGCCAAAACGACGGCTTCCTTGCTCATTGAAGAGAACGAAATCAACTCGACTCTTCTGCAATTGATTGAGCGAAAAAACCTGACCTCGCTGCCCGAAGAACACATCATCATCTACAACCAGCAGAACAAAATCATGTACGCCAGCGCCGACACGGCGGGCGAAATGCCGGATCGGAACAACCTATTGGCCCGGGTTCGCGAGCGAAAACAACTCTATCTGCGCCGGAACAGACGAGAAATTGTCGGTATTGCCTATACCTATCAGAAGCAGGAGTACATTATTATTGCCTCGGCTTACGATGAATACGGCTTGATTGAAATGGCGCACCTGCGCAAGATTCTCGGGTTTGGGCTGGCGTTCAGCCTGGCGCTGGTTGGGGTGTCGGGCTGGGTTTTTGCCGGACGGTTTCTGCGCCCAATCTCCAACGTCATCCGGCAGGTGGACCAGATTAAAGTATCGAACCTCAACCAGCGGGTGGATGCCGGTGATAACAGCGACGAAATTGCTCAGCTGGCGCATACGTTCAACTCGATGCTCGACCGTGTGCAGGAAGCCTTCGAGGTGCAACGAAACTTCGTCGCCAACGCATCCCACGAACTTCGGACGCCACTCACCATCATCACCGGCCAGATTGAAGTTACCCTGATCAAACGAAGAACCGTTGAAGAACACGAAGCCAAGTGGAAGTCGGTGCTGGAGGTTATAAAACGGCTGAACCTGCTGGCTAATAACCTGCTCGAACTGGCACAGGTCAGTCTGGATGACACAGCGATGAAATTTAACGAGGTGTCACTCGACGAAGCCATTTACCAGGCAACCAAAATGCTGACCACCCGCCGACCGGATTACCACGTCATCTTTTCCTTCGAAAAAGCAACCGAAGCCATGCAGTCGTCGCTGACGGTTCAGGGCAGTCCCTCCCTGTTGATTTCGGCGTTTGTCAACCTGATGGAAAACGGCTGTAAATTTTCCGCCAACAACCGGGTGGAAGTAATTATGGGCGCTGACGATCAGTGGGTTACCATTCAGTTTAAAGACCAAGGAATCGGTATTGACGAAGCCGATATCAAGTACATTTATGAACCGTTTTTCCGGGCCGAAAACGCCAAACGAATTCACGGTTACGGCATTGGCTTACCCCTGACCTACCGCATCATTCAGCTCCACCGCGGTCAGATCAGCGTTTCTTCCCGAATCAATGAAGGAACCAATTTTTTATTGAAATTCCCCAAAAAGCTCTAA